Genomic segment of Betaproteobacteria bacterium:
GGCGGTGCGCCTGCGCGGCGAGCTCCTCCGGGGTGAGCCAGAGGGTACGCACGATGCCGGTGTCCAGCGCGCGCGCGGGATCGTGGCCGAGCAGCGTTCCGCCGAACGCGAAGCGAAGATACGTGAGTTCCTTCTCCTGCGACTGCCACAGGTAGACGCCGACCAGGAACTCGGGGCGGAAGGTACAGGCCGTTTCTTCCAGCGTTTCGCGCGCGGCACCCGCCAGCAGCGACTCGTGCTCGTCGAGATGACCCGCGGGCTGGTTGATGGCAAGACCGCTGGCGGTCTCTTCTTCCACCAGCAGGAAGCGTCCGTCACGCTCGATCACGGCAGCGACGGTGACGCGGGGTGTCCAGATCATGTGAAAGGTCGAAGCAAAACGCCCATTTTACGTTGGGGACACCAAAGCCTGAAGCTCTGAGAATCCGACAAGCCCCGCGCCATGTCGCCGCCGCCGGAACCGCGAAAGTTGCTGCGTAGGAGGGCAGGCCTACCCGACGCTCACCGGCACGAGCACCATCGTGTCGTTGCCGAAGATGTCGATTACCTTCACAGCCACGGTGTAACGCCCCGCTTGGTTGTAAGTGTGCGGCGCCGAGATCATTTCCAGGCTCCGCTCCTTGCGGGTACGGAAGCTCTGCCATTCGTTCTCGAAGATGTAGCTGCCGGTCCAGCGTTCCTCGAACTCCGGCAGCGCGAACTCGCCCTGGGGCGGTTCCATGCCGGGCAGGTGGCCTTCCACGCCGCTGCCCTTGGGCACCTTGATGATCTCGCGTCGCGACATGTAGTCGAAGTCCACGGCCCAGTAGTCCACCCAGTCGGTCCAGTGGCGGGTGAGCGTTTCGCGGGTCACGATGCCGTCCTTGTCCTTGCTCACCTTGATGAGTTGGCCCTGCTCGCAGACGACCTGACTCTTGCCGTTTCTCATGTCGGCGGCGGCGGCTTCCACCGCTCCCTGGGTGTAGTAGACGGAGAAGTCGGTGAGCTCGATCTGGAGCGTGAGCTTGTCCTTCCTGTCGTAGCGCGGCGTGGCTTCGACGAAGCTCACGT
This window contains:
- a CDS encoding PKD domain-containing protein; the protein is LNLGRYERQAYLGVNFSLDRHSRGSGNPESLELDSGSSAGMTREKRQKRIMAQKEREFRDLILRAYRAQPLEDASFFHGKNAGRLVVVGPINLPVGRLFVEEVITECRKRGASRVDVLAFEFEMGLFPASLDEARGKGIDLAPKYIPAEVFDKRAVDKGQVVFHDVSFVEATPRYDRKDKLTLQIELTDFSVYYTQGAVEAAAADMRNGKSQVVCEQGQLIKVSKDKDGIVTRETLTRHWTDWVDYWAVDFDYMSRREIIKVPKGSGVEGHLPGMEPPQGEFALPEFEERWTGSYIFENEWQSFRTRKERSLEMISAPHTYNQAGRYTVAVKVIDIFGNDTMVLVPVSVG
- a CDS encoding NUDIX hydrolase; this encodes MIWTPRVTVAAVIERDGRFLLVEEETASGLAINQPAGHLDEHESLLAGAARETLEETACTFRPEFLVGVYLWQSQEKELTYLRFAFGGTLLGHDPARALDTGIVRTLWLTPEELAAQAHRHRSPLVQRCVDDYRAGRRHSLDLLHHVA